A window from Pseudomonas moraviensis encodes these proteins:
- the pstA gene encoding phosphate ABC transporter permease PstA yields the protein MKQNSLKGWFKSGAPGVWISGGAVSIAVIMTIGLLAVIAVRGLGHFWPADLIHAHYDVPGQANHLVIGEVVQKEEVPRARLKSAGLPVPDEGPEFMTRELIKVGNRDLNGNDFTWIVGEWLTNQTTPPELMAIERREWGNFYGYLVNVKQDGKVIAEGEAAWPELQARIDRVNGLAAQLKSLEKVDIGAINAGLERIRLHGRKLELEGKLDATAQADMESERAELNARYQDIEARLADLHAQFNRDALTARDANGKEIEIGLGKVVHAYQPNAMSTLTKVGFYFSKIWEFLSDDPREANTEGGIFPAIFGTVMMTLIMAMIVTPFGVLAAVYLREYAKQNTLTRVIRIAVNNLAGVPAIVYGVFGLGFFVYVLGGSVDRLFFPEALPAPTFGTPGLLWASLTLALLAVPVVIVATEEGLARIPRTVREGSLALGATKAETLWKIVIPMASPAMMTGMILAVARAAGEVAPLMLVGVVKLAPSLPVDGNYPYLHLDQKIMHLGFHIYDVGFQSPNVEAARPLVYATALLLVLVIATLNLSAVYIRNHLREKYKALDS from the coding sequence GTGAAACAGAACTCCCTGAAAGGATGGTTCAAGAGCGGCGCCCCCGGCGTCTGGATCAGCGGTGGCGCGGTGTCCATCGCGGTCATCATGACCATTGGCCTGTTGGCAGTGATTGCCGTGCGCGGTCTCGGTCATTTCTGGCCGGCGGATCTGATCCACGCGCATTACGACGTACCGGGCCAGGCCAATCACCTGGTGATCGGCGAAGTGGTGCAAAAAGAAGAAGTGCCGCGTGCCCGTCTGAAGAGTGCCGGCCTGCCGGTGCCGGACGAAGGCCCGGAATTCATGACCCGCGAGCTGATCAAGGTCGGCAACCGTGATCTGAACGGCAACGACTTCACCTGGATCGTCGGCGAGTGGCTGACCAATCAGACCACGCCGCCCGAGCTGATGGCGATCGAGCGTCGTGAGTGGGGCAACTTCTACGGCTACCTGGTCAACGTCAAACAGGACGGCAAGGTCATCGCCGAGGGCGAGGCCGCATGGCCTGAACTGCAAGCGCGCATCGACCGCGTGAACGGCCTCGCTGCACAACTGAAATCGCTGGAGAAAGTCGACATCGGCGCGATCAACGCCGGCCTCGAACGCATCCGCCTGCACGGCCGCAAGCTGGAGCTTGAAGGCAAACTCGACGCCACCGCACAAGCGGACATGGAATCCGAGCGCGCCGAGTTGAACGCGCGCTATCAGGACATCGAGGCGCGTCTGGCCGATCTGCATGCGCAGTTCAACCGCGACGCGTTGACCGCTCGCGATGCCAACGGCAAAGAGATTGAAATCGGTCTGGGCAAAGTGGTTCACGCCTACCAGCCGAACGCGATGAGCACGTTGACCAAGGTCGGTTTCTACTTCAGCAAGATCTGGGAATTCCTCTCCGATGATCCCCGTGAAGCCAACACCGAAGGCGGGATTTTCCCGGCGATCTTTGGCACCGTGATGATGACCCTGATCATGGCGATGATCGTCACCCCGTTCGGCGTGCTGGCGGCGGTGTACCTGCGTGAATACGCCAAGCAGAACACCCTGACTCGCGTCATTCGTATCGCGGTGAACAACCTCGCCGGCGTACCGGCGATCGTGTATGGCGTGTTCGGCCTGGGCTTCTTCGTCTACGTGCTGGGTGGTTCGGTCGACCGCTTGTTCTTCCCTGAAGCATTGCCGGCACCGACCTTCGGCACGCCGGGCCTGCTCTGGGCCTCGCTGACTCTGGCCTTGCTCGCAGTGCCGGTGGTGATCGTGGCGACCGAAGAAGGTCTGGCGCGTATCCCGCGTACCGTGCGTGAAGGTTCGTTGGCCCTCGGCGCGACCAAAGCGGAAACGCTGTGGAAAATCGTTATCCCGATGGCCAGCCCGGCAATGATGACCGGCATGATCCTCGCCGTGGCGCGCGCCGCCGGTGAAGTGGCGCCGCTGATGCTGGTGGGTGTGGTGAAACTGGCGCCGTCGCTGCCGGTGGACGGCAACTACCCGTACCTGCACCTGGACCAGAAGATCATGCACCTGGGCTTCCACATCTATGACGTCGGCTTCCAGAGCCCGAACGTCGAAGCCGCCCGCCCGCTGGTCTACGCCACCGCGCTGCTGCTGGTGCTGGTGATCGCGACGTTGAACCTGTCGGCGGTGTATATCCGCAACCACCTGCGCGAAAAATACAAAGCACTGGATAGCTGA
- a CDS encoding ABC transporter permease subunit: MQDAGKPLMISLEEQNQVAMRVSDKGQALFFDIDSGAELKRVDLPLPAGATVTSIGEDQPGHPLVAVGLSNGQALVFRHTYKVSYPDGKKTISPAIEYPYGEAPIALNESGGALEHVSLNATDSTLMLVGSTGSQLNVLSLTSEENMMTGEVTNEQKRIDLPQMTEPVKNIFVDPRQQWLYVVNGRAQADVFSLRDKSLNGRYKLLENADAEVTATGQLVGGISLIVGDSKGGLAQWFMARDTDGELRLKQIRTFQMGTTPIVEIAAEERRKGFLALDASGKLGVFHSTAHRTLLVDQVVEGQGLFGLSPRANRVIVEAGGKLQPLLLDNPHPEVSWSALWSKVWYENYDEPKYVWQSTAANTDFEPKLSLSPLTFGTLKAAFYAMLLAAPLAVAAAIYTAYFMAPGMRRKVKPVIELMEAMPTVILGFFAGLFLAPYVEGHLPGIFSLLMLLPIGILVAGFTFSRLPESIRLKVPDGWESALLIPVILFVGWLSLYMSPFMENWFFGGDMRMWISHDLGITYDQRNALVVGLAMGFAVIPNIYSIAEDAVFSVPRGLTLGSLALGATPWQTMTRVVILTASPGIFSALMIGMGRAVGETMIVLMATGNTPVMEMNLFEGLRTLAANVAVEMPESEVGGSHYRVLFLSALVLLMFTFVMNTLAELIRQRLRKKYSSL, translated from the coding sequence ATGCAGGACGCCGGCAAGCCGCTGATGATCTCGCTCGAGGAGCAGAATCAGGTGGCCATGCGCGTCTCCGACAAGGGCCAGGCGCTGTTTTTCGATATCGACAGTGGCGCTGAACTCAAGCGCGTCGACCTGCCATTGCCGGCGGGCGCAACGGTGACTTCGATTGGCGAAGATCAGCCGGGCCATCCGCTGGTGGCCGTAGGCCTGTCCAACGGCCAGGCGCTGGTGTTCCGTCACACCTATAAAGTCAGCTACCCGGATGGCAAGAAAACCATCAGCCCGGCCATCGAATACCCGTACGGTGAGGCGCCGATCGCGCTGAATGAAAGCGGCGGCGCGCTGGAGCATGTCAGCCTCAACGCCACCGACTCGACGCTGATGCTGGTCGGCTCCACCGGTTCGCAACTCAACGTGCTCTCGCTGACCAGCGAAGAAAACATGATGACCGGCGAAGTCACCAACGAGCAGAAGCGTATCGATCTGCCGCAGATGACCGAGCCGGTGAAAAACATCTTCGTCGACCCGCGTCAGCAATGGCTGTACGTGGTCAACGGACGTGCCCAGGCCGACGTGTTCAGCCTGCGCGACAAGAGCCTCAACGGCCGCTACAAACTGCTGGAAAATGCCGACGCCGAAGTCACTGCGACCGGGCAACTGGTCGGCGGCATCTCGCTGATCGTCGGTGATTCCAAGGGCGGTCTGGCCCAGTGGTTCATGGCCCGCGACACCGATGGCGAGCTGCGCCTGAAGCAGATCCGCACTTTCCAGATGGGCACCACGCCGATCGTTGAAATCGCTGCCGAAGAACGCCGCAAAGGCTTCCTCGCCCTCGATGCCAGCGGCAAGCTCGGCGTGTTCCACAGCACCGCGCACCGCACTTTGCTGGTTGATCAGGTAGTTGAAGGCCAGGGCCTGTTCGGTCTGTCGCCACGCGCCAACCGGGTGATCGTCGAAGCCGGCGGCAAGCTGCAACCGCTGCTGCTCGACAACCCGCACCCGGAAGTATCGTGGAGCGCGTTGTGGAGCAAGGTCTGGTACGAGAACTACGACGAGCCTAAATACGTCTGGCAATCGACGGCGGCCAACACCGATTTCGAACCGAAACTGAGCCTGTCGCCGCTGACCTTCGGCACCCTGAAAGCCGCGTTCTACGCGATGTTGCTGGCGGCGCCACTGGCCGTCGCTGCGGCGATCTACACCGCGTACTTCATGGCCCCGGGCATGCGCCGCAAGGTCAAACCGGTGATCGAGCTGATGGAAGCGATGCCGACGGTGATCCTCGGTTTCTTCGCCGGCCTGTTCCTGGCGCCGTATGTCGAAGGTCATCTGCCGGGGATTTTCAGCCTGTTGATGCTGCTGCCGATCGGCATCCTCGTCGCCGGTTTCACCTTCAGCCGCCTGCCCGAGTCGATCCGCCTGAAAGTCCCGGATGGCTGGGAAAGTGCGCTGCTGATTCCGGTGATCCTGTTTGTGGGCTGGCTGTCGCTGTACATGAGTCCGTTCATGGAGAACTGGTTCTTCGGTGGCGACATGCGCATGTGGATTTCCCACGACCTGGGCATCACCTACGACCAGCGCAACGCTCTGGTGGTCGGTCTGGCCATGGGTTTTGCGGTGATCCCGAACATCTACTCGATCGCCGAGGACGCCGTGTTCAGCGTGCCGCGCGGCCTGACCCTGGGTTCTCTGGCCCTCGGCGCCACGCCATGGCAGACCATGACCCGCGTGGTGATCCTGACCGCCAGTCCGGGCATTTTCTCGGCGCTGATGATCGGCATGGGCCGTGCGGTCGGCGAGACCATGATCGTGCTGATGGCCACCGGCAACACCCCGGTCATGGAGATGAACCTGTTCGAAGGCCTGCGCACCCTGGCTGCTAACGTCGCGGTGGAAATGCCCGAGTCGGAAGTCGGCGGCAGCCACTACCGCGTGCTGTTCCTCTCGGCATTGGTGCTGCTGATGTTCACCTTCGTCATGAACACCCTGGCAGAACTGATTCGTCAGCGTCTGCGCAAGAAATACTCGTCGCTTTAA